A window of Micrococcus endophyticus contains these coding sequences:
- a CDS encoding mechanosensitive ion channel family protein, with translation MDLPQITPLAVAVGLAVAVVGWLLGRLLGAGVAWLFARRGRSPSSARVFGKLVAVGVTVLSLGAAVTVVFPSVKPVDLLGGIGVISIAAGIAFQTVLGNMFAGMVILARDRFRVGDQIQVGEHAGNVVEMGLSSTAVKTFDGRLVLIPNQMLHSQAVTVQTGFSAVRSSLRVDVETGNDLARTREIAVRAMSELPQVLRDPAPQALLASVGVTTVGMDLRFWSGARQMETKEAMDAVIHAVLTAFEKNGVATGDDVRVVDAGPELRRILEGPGAPRGQGGPDYPGGLAGPGEPDRAARPGSD, from the coding sequence ATGGACCTGCCACAGATCACGCCGCTCGCCGTCGCCGTGGGGCTGGCCGTCGCCGTCGTCGGCTGGCTCCTGGGGCGACTGCTCGGGGCCGGTGTCGCCTGGCTGTTCGCGCGCCGGGGCCGCAGCCCCAGTTCCGCGCGGGTCTTCGGCAAGCTCGTGGCCGTCGGCGTCACGGTGCTGTCCCTGGGCGCCGCCGTGACCGTCGTGTTCCCCAGCGTGAAGCCGGTGGACCTCCTCGGGGGCATCGGCGTCATCTCCATCGCGGCCGGCATCGCGTTCCAGACCGTGCTCGGCAACATGTTCGCGGGCATGGTGATCCTCGCGCGGGACCGCTTCCGGGTGGGCGACCAGATCCAGGTCGGCGAGCACGCCGGCAACGTCGTGGAGATGGGGCTGTCCTCGACCGCCGTCAAGACCTTCGACGGGCGCCTCGTGCTGATCCCGAACCAGATGCTGCACTCCCAGGCCGTGACCGTGCAGACCGGCTTCAGCGCCGTGCGCTCCTCCCTGCGGGTCGACGTCGAGACGGGGAACGACCTGGCGCGGACCCGGGAGATCGCCGTGCGGGCGATGTCAGAGCTGCCCCAGGTGCTCCGGGACCCAGCGCCGCAGGCGCTGCTCGCCTCGGTGGGCGTGACCACCGTGGGCATGGACCTGCGCTTCTGGTCCGGGGCGCGGCAGATGGAGACGAAGGAGGCCATGGACGCCGTCATCCACGCCGTCCTCACCGCCTTCGAGAAGAACGGCGTGGCCACGGGCGACGACGTCCGCGTGGTCGACGCCGGCCCGGAGCTGCGCCGCATCCTGGAGGGACCGGGTGCTCCGAGAGGGCAGGGCGGCCCCGATTACCCCGGTGGGCTCGCCGGTCCGGGTGAGCCGGACAGGGCAGCCCGCCCCGGCTCAGACTGA
- a CDS encoding GNAT family N-acetyltransferase, with protein sequence MTELDPATPRPSGTRADAPPRTDVALRPVAADDADFLWTWIHGAEDPEWKWWDAPYFHAADTAAPPSRVDFDADHARRRVGDPDVRVVTVDGTPVGLVTRTEQHPAGSGWWELGILLFDPTTWGRGVGRAALTLWSDASFAETDAHLLSLVTWSGNARMIASAVRVGYTEVARIPEARSWEGRRWDSVRLTLLRRDWDSARASV encoded by the coding sequence ATGACCGAGCTCGATCCCGCCACCCCTCGCCCCTCCGGGACGCGCGCGGACGCCCCGCCCCGGACCGACGTCGCGCTGCGCCCGGTGGCCGCCGACGACGCCGACTTCCTGTGGACCTGGATCCACGGCGCCGAGGACCCCGAGTGGAAGTGGTGGGACGCCCCCTACTTCCACGCCGCGGACACGGCCGCCCCGCCGAGCCGCGTGGACTTCGACGCCGACCACGCGCGCCGGCGCGTCGGCGACCCTGACGTCCGGGTCGTCACGGTGGACGGCACCCCCGTCGGTCTCGTGACCCGCACGGAGCAGCATCCGGCGGGCTCGGGCTGGTGGGAGCTCGGCATCCTGCTGTTCGACCCGACCACGTGGGGCCGCGGCGTCGGGCGGGCGGCGCTCACGCTGTGGTCGGACGCGTCGTTCGCGGAGACGGACGCGCACCTGCTGAGCCTGGTCACGTGGTCCGGCAACGCGCGGATGATCGCGTCGGCGGTCCGCGTCGGGTACACCGAGGTCGCCCGCATCCCCGAGGCCCGCTCCTGGGAGGGCCGGCGATGGGACTCGGTCCGTCTCACCCTGCTACGCCGGGACTGGGACTCCGCCCGCGCTTCAGTCTGA
- a CDS encoding AMP-binding protein: MTERTGQAHEAGTIDRLMAGWVADVETPDACAAHLLCDRWPADAVAFRFVAEDMSAVDLTFGELADRSRRLATGLAARGVTRGDRVPVMMSKREELVITLLALWRLGAVHVPLFTAFAARMRIEGAAARLVVAEPRQAEKLTDIPGIEIIRTGAEWDALADSAPLAEDVAVGGDAPIALLFTSGTTGRPKGVPVPLRAAAAFAVYLTCAVDLRPEDLFWNAADHGWAYGLYYGIVGTLVLGATSVQYRGAFSPATMVEVIRSQGVTNLAGAPTMFRALAKAGEVTEDAPLRLRRVSTAGEPLPPSVLEWGRSALGTEIRDHYGQTELGMVICTLAHPELAAPPRPGSMGVPLPGIAAQIRDGQIAIDAASPLFWFPGYLGEPEKTAERFTPDGRWYLTGDTARQDDDGWFFFSSRDDDVILAAGYRIGPFDVESVLIDHPRVQEVAVVGLPDPEGVRGEEVVAFVVPAGAVVDPDALAAELQAKVRDEYSKHAYPRRVHFVDRLPKTPSGKLQRFLLRQGAAD; this comes from the coding sequence ATGACGGAACGGACTGGGCAGGCCCACGAGGCCGGGACGATCGACCGGCTGATGGCCGGGTGGGTCGCCGACGTCGAGACCCCGGACGCCTGCGCCGCCCACCTGCTCTGCGACCGCTGGCCGGCCGACGCCGTGGCGTTCCGGTTCGTGGCGGAGGACATGTCCGCCGTCGACCTCACCTTCGGCGAGCTGGCCGACCGCTCCCGCCGCCTCGCCACCGGTCTCGCCGCCCGCGGCGTCACGCGCGGCGACCGGGTCCCCGTGATGATGTCCAAACGGGAGGAGCTCGTCATCACGCTGCTGGCCCTGTGGCGGCTCGGCGCCGTGCACGTGCCGCTGTTCACCGCGTTCGCCGCGCGGATGCGCATCGAGGGCGCGGCGGCGCGGCTCGTCGTCGCCGAGCCCCGTCAGGCCGAGAAGCTCACGGACATCCCCGGCATCGAGATCATCCGCACCGGCGCGGAGTGGGACGCGCTCGCGGACTCCGCGCCGCTGGCCGAGGACGTCGCCGTCGGCGGGGACGCGCCGATCGCCCTGCTGTTCACCTCCGGCACCACCGGCCGCCCCAAGGGGGTGCCCGTGCCGCTGCGCGCGGCCGCCGCGTTCGCCGTCTACCTCACGTGCGCGGTGGACCTGCGCCCCGAGGACCTGTTCTGGAACGCGGCCGACCACGGCTGGGCGTACGGGCTGTACTACGGGATCGTCGGCACGCTGGTGCTCGGGGCGACCTCGGTGCAGTACCGCGGCGCGTTCTCCCCGGCGACCATGGTCGAGGTGATCCGCTCGCAGGGCGTCACGAACCTCGCCGGCGCCCCCACGATGTTCCGTGCGCTGGCCAAGGCCGGGGAGGTCACCGAGGACGCCCCGCTGCGGCTGCGGCGCGTGTCCACGGCGGGGGAGCCGCTGCCGCCGTCCGTGCTCGAGTGGGGCCGGTCGGCCCTCGGCACGGAGATCCGCGACCACTACGGCCAGACCGAGCTGGGCATGGTCATCTGCACCCTCGCGCACCCCGAGCTGGCCGCGCCGCCCCGCCCGGGTTCGATGGGTGTGCCCCTGCCGGGGATCGCCGCCCAGATCCGGGACGGGCAGATCGCGATCGACGCGGCCTCGCCCCTGTTCTGGTTCCCCGGCTACCTCGGGGAGCCGGAGAAGACCGCGGAGCGCTTCACCCCGGACGGGCGCTGGTACCTGACCGGGGACACCGCCCGGCAGGACGACGACGGCTGGTTCTTCTTCTCCTCCCGGGACGACGACGTGATCCTCGCCGCCGGGTACCGGATCGGCCCGTTCGACGTGGAGTCCGTGCTCATCGACCACCCGCGGGTGCAGGAGGTCGCCGTCGTCGGCCTGCCGGACCCGGAGGGGGTGCGGGGCGAGGAGGTCGTGGCGTTCGTGGTGCCCGCCGGGGCCGTCGTGGACCCGGACGCCCTGGCGGCCGAGCTGCAGGCGAAGGTCCGCGACGAGTACTCCAAGCACGCCTACCCGCGCCGGGTGCACTTCGTGGACCGGCTGCCCAAGACCCCCTCCGGCAAGCTGCAGCGGTTCCTGCTGCGCCAGGGCGCCGCCGACTGA
- a CDS encoding TM0106 family RecB-like putative nuclease — MVSIAPDGTLVSLSPSDITAAATCTYGWLRMKVDPALGRAPRLAVEDPMLKRVSGLGDAHEERALRGLVAEHGEEQVVRLERPSPYTAATVAAAGERTAEALAGRPAVVFQAMLHDGAFGGLADFLVLRRDEEHPEGAYEVVDTKLARHARVTALLQVAAYADLLDGMGVPRTRHGSLWLGDGTRHRADLAEVIPVYRHQRARLERLLRAHVASGEPARWGDDALAVCGACEACAEAVEAHRDVLLTAGATRLQRTRLREAGIETIEQLADSAAAPAGMPERTWRALRDQAAAQLAPRRPDGTPPFTIVDPVPILWLPEPSEGDVFFDFEGDPLWTAPSGEMEGLEYLWGWVEAPGGDTAGTAFGDFRFTGLWADTRGEERAALEQFVAFVEARRAAHPGMRIYHYAAYEVTALKRLTVRHGVGERELDDWLRAGLFVDLYSTVRAALRAGVPSYSIKKLEPLYMGAEHRAEDGVTTAADSVTEYHRYVAAMEAGDTEVARAIRADIEDYNRYDCVSTARLRDWLLAQVEPEEAAVADRPVDDAATGDEPLVEAAPSLQEQDAALAASLQALAGVERGEAGGTGAPEAELDGGRRGIALLAAGLGYFARENKPLWWAMFDRAVSAPDEWQEPRANLVFDTVESVGAWERPTPRSNPARTLTVTGRLEPGTEVRPRRNSQERFKLNALYEQPPRGAELAPNAVRWQSRSPVDVTEVEEIAPGRFRVSLLQRLSAKYEPEPHAEVPMAVFHLNYVRPGGLLERIREQAAEAARRGRLPEGTVFDILARRAPRTTGRTLAAIGADVRDGRRDGVGGLVEAVESARGSYVAVQGPPGTGKTYVGSRAVKELLDRGWTVGVTAQSHAVVENFLDQLIGVGVDPDRVGKEPKDPDGLHRWTSLGSSEVHAFLAPGRVLGGTAWTFANAAAQPVDLLVVDEAGQLSLAHLLGASALAETVLLLGDPQQLPQVSRGEHPQPIGDAALTWIAEGAPVLRADRGFFLDTSWRMHSALTRAVSELSYAGRLGAREEVTDARRLDGVEPGLHPWPVSHTGNAVSSPEEAAAVVEIIQSLLGRTWSTGPDDPGRPLEPSDVIVVAPYNAQVATVREALDAAGLEGTAVGTVDKFQGREAAVAILTMAASSPQEVPRGLDFLLNRNRLNVSISRGQWAAYLVHSPALADALPTGPEDLPMIGAFLRLVHR; from the coding sequence ATGGTCAGCATCGCGCCCGACGGCACGCTCGTCTCCCTCAGCCCCTCGGACATCACGGCCGCCGCCACGTGCACCTACGGGTGGCTGCGCATGAAGGTGGATCCGGCGCTGGGGCGGGCGCCGCGGCTCGCCGTCGAGGACCCCATGCTGAAGCGCGTGTCCGGGCTCGGCGACGCCCACGAGGAGCGCGCCCTCAGGGGCCTGGTGGCCGAGCATGGCGAGGAGCAGGTGGTGCGGCTGGAACGGCCGAGCCCGTACACCGCGGCCACCGTGGCGGCCGCGGGCGAGCGGACCGCGGAGGCGCTGGCGGGGCGGCCCGCCGTCGTTTTCCAGGCGATGCTGCACGACGGCGCGTTCGGCGGCCTCGCCGACTTCCTGGTGCTGCGCCGGGACGAGGAGCACCCCGAGGGCGCCTACGAGGTGGTGGACACCAAGCTGGCCCGGCACGCCCGCGTGACGGCGCTGCTGCAGGTCGCCGCCTACGCGGACCTGCTGGACGGGATGGGCGTGCCGCGCACCCGGCACGGCAGCCTCTGGCTGGGCGACGGCACCCGGCACCGGGCGGACCTCGCCGAGGTCATCCCGGTGTATCGGCACCAGCGGGCCCGGCTGGAGCGCCTGCTGCGGGCACACGTGGCCTCCGGGGAGCCCGCCCGCTGGGGCGACGACGCCCTGGCGGTCTGCGGGGCGTGCGAGGCCTGTGCGGAGGCGGTGGAGGCGCACCGGGACGTGCTGCTCACCGCCGGGGCCACCCGCCTGCAGCGCACGCGGCTGCGGGAGGCCGGGATCGAGACCATCGAGCAGCTGGCGGACTCCGCCGCGGCCCCCGCGGGGATGCCGGAGCGCACGTGGCGGGCGCTGCGGGACCAGGCCGCGGCCCAGCTGGCGCCCCGGCGGCCGGACGGGACCCCGCCGTTCACCATCGTGGACCCGGTGCCGATCCTCTGGCTGCCCGAGCCCAGTGAGGGGGACGTGTTCTTCGACTTCGAGGGCGACCCGCTGTGGACCGCCCCCTCCGGTGAGATGGAGGGGCTGGAGTACCTGTGGGGCTGGGTGGAGGCCCCGGGCGGGGACACCGCCGGCACGGCCTTCGGGGACTTCCGGTTCACGGGGCTGTGGGCGGACACCCGCGGCGAGGAGCGGGCGGCGCTCGAGCAGTTCGTGGCGTTCGTGGAGGCGCGGCGCGCGGCCCACCCGGGGATGCGGATCTACCACTACGCCGCGTACGAGGTCACCGCGCTGAAACGCCTGACCGTGCGCCACGGCGTGGGCGAGCGCGAGCTGGACGACTGGCTGCGCGCGGGGTTGTTCGTGGACCTCTACTCCACGGTCCGCGCCGCCCTGCGGGCCGGTGTGCCGAGCTACTCCATCAAGAAGCTGGAGCCCCTCTACATGGGGGCGGAGCACCGGGCGGAGGACGGCGTCACGACGGCGGCGGACAGCGTCACCGAGTACCACCGGTACGTCGCCGCGATGGAGGCCGGGGACACCGAGGTCGCGAGGGCGATCCGCGCCGACATCGAGGACTACAACCGGTACGACTGCGTCTCCACGGCGCGGCTGCGGGACTGGCTGCTGGCGCAGGTCGAGCCCGAGGAGGCCGCCGTCGCGGACCGTCCCGTCGACGACGCCGCGACCGGGGACGAACCGCTGGTCGAGGCCGCGCCGTCGCTCCAGGAGCAGGACGCGGCCCTCGCCGCCTCGCTGCAGGCGCTGGCGGGCGTCGAGAGGGGCGAGGCGGGCGGGACGGGGGCCCCGGAGGCGGAGCTCGACGGCGGGCGGCGCGGCATCGCCCTGCTGGCCGCGGGCCTGGGCTACTTCGCGAGGGAGAACAAGCCGCTGTGGTGGGCCATGTTCGATCGGGCGGTGTCCGCCCCGGACGAGTGGCAGGAGCCGCGCGCGAACCTGGTGTTCGACACCGTCGAGTCGGTGGGTGCATGGGAACGTCCCACCCCGAGGAGCAACCCCGCCCGGACGCTGACCGTGACCGGGCGCCTCGAGCCGGGCACCGAGGTCCGGCCGCGTCGGAACAGCCAGGAGAGGTTCAAGCTCAATGCCCTGTACGAGCAGCCGCCGCGCGGGGCGGAGCTGGCCCCCAACGCCGTCCGCTGGCAGAGCCGATCGCCCGTGGACGTGACCGAAGTGGAGGAGATCGCACCGGGCCGGTTCCGCGTCAGCCTGCTGCAGCGCCTCAGCGCCAAGTACGAGCCGGAACCGCACGCGGAGGTGCCCATGGCGGTGTTCCACCTCAACTATGTCCGGCCCGGTGGCCTCCTCGAACGCATCCGGGAGCAGGCCGCCGAGGCCGCCCGCCGCGGCCGGCTGCCGGAAGGAACGGTGTTCGACATCCTGGCGCGCCGTGCCCCGCGCACCACGGGCCGGACCCTCGCCGCGATCGGGGCGGACGTACGAGACGGCCGGCGGGACGGCGTCGGCGGCCTGGTCGAGGCGGTCGAGTCCGCACGCGGCTCCTACGTGGCCGTGCAGGGCCCTCCCGGCACCGGCAAGACGTACGTGGGCAGCCGCGCGGTGAAGGAACTCCTGGACCGGGGCTGGACGGTCGGTGTCACGGCCCAGTCCCACGCGGTGGTGGAGAACTTCCTCGACCAGCTGATCGGCGTCGGTGTGGACCCCGACCGCGTGGGCAAGGAGCCCAAGGACCCGGACGGACTGCACCGCTGGACGTCCCTGGGCTCCTCGGAGGTCCATGCCTTCCTGGCACCGGGCCGGGTCCTGGGCGGCACCGCGTGGACCTTCGCGAACGCCGCGGCCCAGCCGGTCGACCTCCTGGTGGTGGACGAGGCCGGGCAGCTCTCCCTCGCGCACCTCCTGGGCGCGAGCGCCCTGGCCGAGACGGTGCTGCTGCTGGGTGACCCGCAGCAGCTCCCCCAGGTCAGCAGGGGCGAGCACCCCCAGCCCATCGGCGACGCGGCCCTGACCTGGATCGCGGAGGGCGCCCCCGTGCTCCGCGCCGACCGCGGCTTCTTCCTGGACACCTCGTGGCGCATGCACTCGGCGCTCACCCGCGCGGTCTCCGAGCTCTCCTACGCCGGCCGGCTCGGCGCTCGGGAGGAGGTCACGGACGCCCGCCGGCTCGACGGTGTGGAGCCCGGGCTGCACCCCTGGCCGGTCTCCCACACGGGCAACGCGGTGTCCTCGCCCGAGGAGGCCGCGGCCGTCGTCGAGATCATCCAGTCACTGCTCGGCCGCACCTGGTCCACCGGCCCGGACGACCCCGGCCGGCCGCTCGAGCCGTCCGACGTGATCGTGGTGGCCCCGTACAACGCGCAGGTCGCCACGGTCCGGGAGGCGCTCGACGCCGCCGGCCTCGAGGGCACCGCCGTCGGCACCGTGGACAAGTTCCAGGGCCGGGAGGCCGCCGTCGCGATCCTGACGATGGCCGCGTCCTCACCACAGGAGGTGCCGCGCGGGCTGGACTTCCTCCTGAACCGGAACCGGCTCAACGTGTCCATCTCGCGCGGACAGTGGGCCGCCTACCTCGTCCACTCCCCCGCCCTCGCGGACGCGCTGCCCACCGGGCCCGAGGACCTGCCGATGATCGGCGCGTTCCTGCGGCTCGTGCACCGCTGA
- a CDS encoding PaaI family thioesterase translates to MAETPHHPQFAADRVAQWLGVTLEVAEKGHARIRMTLTEDHHNGFGMAHGGAVFAFADSCFALTCNDPGGDGSTITVASGVDVNFLAGTRAGQTLVAEGRLVAAAGRSAVYDITVTTDDGIPVAAFRGRSRTIPAPGR, encoded by the coding sequence ATGGCCGAGACCCCCCACCACCCCCAGTTCGCGGCGGACCGCGTCGCGCAGTGGCTCGGCGTCACCCTCGAGGTCGCGGAGAAGGGCCACGCCCGCATCCGGATGACCCTGACCGAGGACCACCACAACGGCTTCGGCATGGCCCACGGCGGCGCGGTGTTCGCCTTCGCGGACTCCTGCTTCGCCCTGACCTGCAACGACCCTGGCGGGGACGGCTCCACCATCACCGTCGCCTCCGGCGTCGACGTGAACTTCCTGGCCGGCACCCGCGCCGGGCAGACCCTCGTCGCGGAGGGTCGCCTGGTCGCCGCCGCCGGCCGCTCGGCCGTCTACGACATCACCGTCACCACCGACGACGGCATACCGGTGGCCGCCTTCCGCGGCCGCTCCCGCACCATCCCCGCCCCCGGACGCTGA
- a CDS encoding phenylacetate--CoA ligase family protein, with translation MLEASIPNPYTPAPLPAPADRGAQDPEETMSRDQIEALQFERLRWSLHHAYENVPAYTEHFDAHGVHPSDFKALEDLAKFPYTDKEFLRKNYPFGAFAAQGPELRRIHASSGTTGQPTVVGYTDDDLATWATLVARCFRAGGIRPGDRVHNAYGYGLFTGGLGAHYGAERIGAAVIPMSGGQTEKQVQLITDFQPRAILSTPTYLLTIADGFKKLGLDPRESSLEVAILGAEPWTDEMRREIEQTFDLDALDIYGLSEVMGPGVAGESAATKDGSHIWEDHFRPEIIDPLTDEVLETGRHGELVFTSLTKQALPIIRYRTHDLTRLLPGTTHPGHRRMGRITGRSDDMIILRGVNLFPSQIEELALKEPALSPHFTLEITRPDRMDQMAVNIERRDHATLEEAQACAAHLRMEIKTKIGSSCVINVVEPETLARSSGKLKRIYDLRDKG, from the coding sequence ATGCTCGAGGCCTCGATCCCCAACCCGTACACGCCGGCACCCCTGCCCGCCCCTGCAGACCGCGGGGCGCAGGACCCCGAGGAGACGATGAGCCGGGACCAGATCGAGGCGCTCCAGTTCGAGCGCCTCCGCTGGTCCCTGCACCACGCCTACGAGAACGTGCCCGCCTACACCGAGCACTTCGACGCCCACGGCGTGCACCCCTCCGACTTCAAGGCGCTCGAGGACCTCGCCAAGTTCCCGTACACGGACAAGGAGTTCCTGCGGAAGAACTACCCGTTCGGCGCCTTCGCCGCCCAGGGCCCCGAGCTGCGCCGCATCCACGCCTCCTCCGGCACCACCGGCCAGCCCACCGTGGTCGGCTACACCGACGACGACCTGGCCACGTGGGCCACCCTCGTCGCCCGCTGCTTCCGCGCCGGCGGCATCCGCCCCGGTGACCGCGTGCACAACGCGTACGGCTACGGCCTCTTCACCGGCGGCCTCGGCGCCCACTACGGCGCCGAGCGCATCGGGGCGGCTGTGATCCCGATGTCCGGCGGGCAGACGGAGAAGCAGGTGCAGCTGATCACCGACTTCCAGCCGCGCGCCATCCTCTCCACGCCCACCTACCTGCTGACCATCGCGGACGGCTTCAAGAAGCTCGGCCTGGACCCCCGCGAGTCCTCCCTCGAGGTCGCGATCCTCGGCGCCGAGCCGTGGACCGACGAGATGCGCCGCGAGATCGAGCAGACCTTCGACCTCGACGCCCTGGACATCTACGGCCTCTCCGAGGTCATGGGCCCGGGCGTGGCCGGCGAGTCCGCGGCCACCAAGGACGGCTCCCACATCTGGGAGGACCACTTCCGCCCCGAGATCATCGACCCGCTCACGGACGAGGTCCTCGAGACCGGCCGCCACGGCGAGCTCGTCTTCACCTCGCTCACCAAGCAGGCGCTGCCGATCATCCGGTACCGCACCCACGACCTCACCCGCCTGCTGCCGGGCACCACGCACCCGGGCCACCGCCGCATGGGCCGCATCACGGGCCGGTCGGACGACATGATCATCCTGCGCGGCGTGAACCTGTTCCCGTCGCAGATCGAGGAGCTGGCCCTCAAGGAGCCGGCCCTGTCGCCGCACTTCACCCTCGAGATCACCCGCCCGGACCGCATGGACCAGATGGCCGTGAACATCGAGCGCCGCGATCATGCAACCCTCGAGGAGGCCCAGGCCTGCGCCGCGCACCTGCGCATGGAGATCAAGACGAAGATCGGCTCCTCGTGCGTGATCAACGTGGTGGAGCCGGAGACCCTGGCTCGCTCCTCCGGCAAGCTCAAGCGGATCTACGACCTGCGCGACAAGGGCTGA
- a CDS encoding TetR/AcrR family transcriptional regulator, translating to MPHSSTAPRRGRPGYDRQTLLTVCVDVFNRHGYEATSMGMLAQHLGISKSAIYHHVESKEAILEQALDDALDALEASLDGVMADFAGPGEQVEAAVRGTLRVLVEKMPEVTLLLRLRGNSAVELAAMERRRAITRRLGEMIAAAQEAGAVRGDITPRNLARLALGMINSIVDWYRPESDSPGHKSVTEMVDAVTRVVLGGLRG from the coding sequence GTGCCCCACAGCAGCACCGCCCCGCGCCGCGGGCGTCCCGGCTACGACCGGCAGACGCTCCTGACGGTGTGCGTGGACGTGTTCAACCGGCACGGCTACGAGGCCACGTCCATGGGGATGCTGGCCCAGCACCTGGGCATCTCCAAGTCCGCGATCTACCACCACGTGGAGTCCAAGGAGGCGATCCTCGAGCAGGCGCTCGACGACGCCCTGGATGCCCTCGAGGCCTCCCTCGACGGCGTGATGGCCGACTTCGCCGGCCCCGGCGAGCAGGTCGAGGCGGCGGTGCGCGGCACCCTGCGCGTGCTCGTGGAGAAGATGCCCGAGGTCACCCTCCTGCTGCGCCTGCGCGGCAACTCGGCGGTGGAGCTGGCCGCCATGGAGCGCCGCCGCGCCATCACCCGGCGCCTGGGCGAGATGATCGCCGCCGCCCAGGAGGCCGGCGCCGTCCGCGGGGACATCACCCCCCGGAACCTCGCCCGCCTCGCGCTGGGCATGATCAACTCGATCGTCGACTGGTACCGGCCCGAGTCGGACTCCCCGGGCCACAAGTCGGTCACCGAGATGGTCGACGCCGTGACCCGCGTCGTGCTCGGGGGTCTGCGGGGCTGA
- a CDS encoding 3-hydroxyacyl-CoA dehydrogenase, whose translation MSEFTHFDQVTVLGTGVLGSQIIMQAAYHGKKVMAYDAVPAALEGIERRWAWIRQGYEADLGEGYDPQRFDDAIARITPTSDLGEALADADIVIEAVPENLELKRKVWAQVGELAPATTLFATNTSSLLPSDFADASGHPERFLALHYANRIWAQNTAEVMGTAASSPEAVAGALQFAEETGMVPVHVRKEIPGYFLNSLLIPWLQAGSKLYMHGVGNPADIDRTWRVATGNERGPFQTYDVVGFHVAANVSRNTGVDWQRGFAELLEKSIAEGHSGVADGQGFYRYGPDGENLGPVEDWNLGDKDTPLG comes from the coding sequence ATGTCCGAGTTCACCCATTTCGATCAGGTCACCGTGCTGGGCACCGGTGTGCTGGGTTCGCAGATCATCATGCAGGCGGCGTACCACGGCAAGAAGGTGATGGCCTACGACGCCGTCCCCGCCGCCCTCGAGGGGATCGAGCGCCGCTGGGCGTGGATCCGCCAGGGCTACGAAGCAGACCTCGGGGAGGGCTACGACCCGCAGCGCTTCGACGACGCCATCGCCCGCATCACGCCGACCTCGGACCTCGGCGAGGCCCTGGCGGATGCGGACATCGTGATCGAGGCCGTCCCGGAGAACCTGGAGCTCAAGCGCAAGGTGTGGGCCCAGGTGGGCGAGCTCGCCCCCGCCACGACCCTGTTCGCCACGAACACCTCCTCCCTGCTGCCCTCGGACTTCGCCGACGCCAGCGGCCATCCGGAGCGCTTCCTGGCCCTGCACTACGCCAACCGCATCTGGGCGCAGAACACCGCCGAGGTCATGGGCACCGCCGCGTCCTCGCCGGAGGCCGTCGCGGGTGCCCTGCAGTTCGCCGAGGAGACCGGCATGGTCCCCGTGCACGTGCGCAAGGAGATCCCGGGCTACTTCCTCAACTCCCTGCTCATCCCGTGGCTGCAGGCCGGCTCCAAGCTGTACATGCACGGAGTGGGCAACCCGGCGGACATCGACCGCACCTGGCGCGTGGCCACCGGCAACGAGCGCGGCCCGTTCCAGACCTACGACGTCGTGGGCTTCCACGTGGCCGCCAACGTCTCCCGCAACACGGGCGTCGACTGGCAGCGCGGCTTCGCTGAGCTGCTCGAGAAGAGCATCGCCGAGGGCCACAGCGGTGTGGCCGACGGCCAGGGCTTCTACCGCTACGGGCCGGACGGGGAGAACCTCGGCCCGGTGGAGGACTGGAACCTGGGCGACAAGGACACCCCGCTCGGCTGA